Proteins from one Ahaetulla prasina isolate Xishuangbanna chromosome 2, ASM2864084v1, whole genome shotgun sequence genomic window:
- the LOC131191211 gene encoding uncharacterized protein LOC131191211 isoform X2: MGSPTALGAQSAFATMKEENNLPKPFLIDEEADAFKLVCRSSYPKKIWGLFLQQSTMLWHNIRSGIKNTVSCVFHKYPLTLPSIKGLTLVFILVFLFLLLKVNFTRHPFGYNITPIVPFKEAAPKNLTVTSLLEAQKSEPFCEAMKNCFDTAIKEFTSEPQIVKENAKMILECNGTRKEFVSGKGENYIEVFWVDRQTHYTVKEANSQVYVARLRRQPLPLNLGSLLNVYQQLASLEGSEELRQCLNKAIEEFPKEPQVVQDNAVLQVSCGGSNVTFRSEAGKNEINVYKDTQGKIAFRVKGREWAWWARLFVRH, encoded by the coding sequence CTTTTGCCACTATGAAAGAGGAGAATAATCTCCCTAAACCTTTTCTGATTGATGAAGAAGCTGACGCGTTCAAACTGGTTTGTAGATCTTCCTACCCGAAGAAAATCTGGGGACTCTTCTTACAACAATCCACAATGTTGTGGCACAACATAAGGAGCGGCATCAAAAATACTGTGTCCTGCGTCTTCCACAAGTACCCACTGACCCTGCCTTCCATCAAAGGTCTCACCTTGGTTTTCatcctggtttttttgtttttattattgaagGTAAATTTTACAAGGCATCCATTTGGGTACAACATAACCCCCATTGTCCCTTTTAAAGAAGCGGCCCCTAAAAATCTCACTGTGACATCCCTGCTAGAAGCCCAGAAATCCGAACCATTTTGTGAGGCCATGAAAAACTGCTTCGACACAGCGATCAAGGAATTCACCTCAGAGCCACAGATAGTAAAGGAGAATGCCAAGATGATCCTTGAGTGTAACGGAACGAGGAAGGAATTTGTGTCAGGGAAAGGAGAAAACTATATCGAGGTGTTTTGGGTGGATCGCCAAACACACTACACGGTCAAAGAAGCCAATTCACAAGTCTATGTAGCAAGGCTGAGGCGCCAACCTTTACCGCTCAACCTTGGCAGCCTCCTGAATGTCTACCAACAGCTGGCCTCCCTTGAAGGATCGGAGGAGCTGCGGCAGTGCCTAAATAAGGCGATAGAGGAATTTCCCAAGGAACCACAAGTTGTACAGGACAATGCTGTGTTGCAGGTCTCGTGCGGAGGGAGTAATGTGACCTTCCGCTCAGAAGCTGGGAAGAATGAAATCAATGTATACAAAGATACGCAGGGGAAGATTGCATTTCGTGTAAAAGGTAGAGAATGGGCTTGGTGGGCCCGATTATTTGTAAGGCACTAA
- the LOC131191211 gene encoding uncharacterized protein LOC131191211 isoform X1 translates to MGRQVWRSSGEAAAFATMKEENNLPKPFLIDEEADAFKLVCRSSYPKKIWGLFLQQSTMLWHNIRSGIKNTVSCVFHKYPLTLPSIKGLTLVFILVFLFLLLKVNFTRHPFGYNITPIVPFKEAAPKNLTVTSLLEAQKSEPFCEAMKNCFDTAIKEFTSEPQIVKENAKMILECNGTRKEFVSGKGENYIEVFWVDRQTHYTVKEANSQVYVARLRRQPLPLNLGSLLNVYQQLASLEGSEELRQCLNKAIEEFPKEPQVVQDNAVLQVSCGGSNVTFRSEAGKNEINVYKDTQGKIAFRVKGREWAWWARLFVRH, encoded by the exons ATGGGACGGCAGGTCTGGAGGTCCAGCGGCGAGGCGGCAG CTTTTGCCACTATGAAAGAGGAGAATAATCTCCCTAAACCTTTTCTGATTGATGAAGAAGCTGACGCGTTCAAACTGGTTTGTAGATCTTCCTACCCGAAGAAAATCTGGGGACTCTTCTTACAACAATCCACAATGTTGTGGCACAACATAAGGAGCGGCATCAAAAATACTGTGTCCTGCGTCTTCCACAAGTACCCACTGACCCTGCCTTCCATCAAAGGTCTCACCTTGGTTTTCatcctggtttttttgtttttattattgaagGTAAATTTTACAAGGCATCCATTTGGGTACAACATAACCCCCATTGTCCCTTTTAAAGAAGCGGCCCCTAAAAATCTCACTGTGACATCCCTGCTAGAAGCCCAGAAATCCGAACCATTTTGTGAGGCCATGAAAAACTGCTTCGACACAGCGATCAAGGAATTCACCTCAGAGCCACAGATAGTAAAGGAGAATGCCAAGATGATCCTTGAGTGTAACGGAACGAGGAAGGAATTTGTGTCAGGGAAAGGAGAAAACTATATCGAGGTGTTTTGGGTGGATCGCCAAACACACTACACGGTCAAAGAAGCCAATTCACAAGTCTATGTAGCAAGGCTGAGGCGCCAACCTTTACCGCTCAACCTTGGCAGCCTCCTGAATGTCTACCAACAGCTGGCCTCCCTTGAAGGATCGGAGGAGCTGCGGCAGTGCCTAAATAAGGCGATAGAGGAATTTCCCAAGGAACCACAAGTTGTACAGGACAATGCTGTGTTGCAGGTCTCGTGCGGAGGGAGTAATGTGACCTTCCGCTCAGAAGCTGGGAAGAATGAAATCAATGTATACAAAGATACGCAGGGGAAGATTGCATTTCGTGTAAAAGGTAGAGAATGGGCTTGGTGGGCCCGATTATTTGTAAGGCACTAA
- the LOC131191211 gene encoding uncharacterized protein LOC131191211 isoform X3 translates to MEAKAFATMKEENNLPKPFLIDEEADAFKLVCRSSYPKKIWGLFLQQSTMLWHNIRSGIKNTVSCVFHKYPLTLPSIKGLTLVFILVFLFLLLKVNFTRHPFGYNITPIVPFKEAAPKNLTVTSLLEAQKSEPFCEAMKNCFDTAIKEFTSEPQIVKENAKMILECNGTRKEFVSGKGENYIEVFWVDRQTHYTVKEANSQVYVARLRRQPLPLNLGSLLNVYQQLASLEGSEELRQCLNKAIEEFPKEPQVVQDNAVLQVSCGGSNVTFRSEAGKNEINVYKDTQGKIAFRVKGREWAWWARLFVRH, encoded by the coding sequence CTTTTGCCACTATGAAAGAGGAGAATAATCTCCCTAAACCTTTTCTGATTGATGAAGAAGCTGACGCGTTCAAACTGGTTTGTAGATCTTCCTACCCGAAGAAAATCTGGGGACTCTTCTTACAACAATCCACAATGTTGTGGCACAACATAAGGAGCGGCATCAAAAATACTGTGTCCTGCGTCTTCCACAAGTACCCACTGACCCTGCCTTCCATCAAAGGTCTCACCTTGGTTTTCatcctggtttttttgtttttattattgaagGTAAATTTTACAAGGCATCCATTTGGGTACAACATAACCCCCATTGTCCCTTTTAAAGAAGCGGCCCCTAAAAATCTCACTGTGACATCCCTGCTAGAAGCCCAGAAATCCGAACCATTTTGTGAGGCCATGAAAAACTGCTTCGACACAGCGATCAAGGAATTCACCTCAGAGCCACAGATAGTAAAGGAGAATGCCAAGATGATCCTTGAGTGTAACGGAACGAGGAAGGAATTTGTGTCAGGGAAAGGAGAAAACTATATCGAGGTGTTTTGGGTGGATCGCCAAACACACTACACGGTCAAAGAAGCCAATTCACAAGTCTATGTAGCAAGGCTGAGGCGCCAACCTTTACCGCTCAACCTTGGCAGCCTCCTGAATGTCTACCAACAGCTGGCCTCCCTTGAAGGATCGGAGGAGCTGCGGCAGTGCCTAAATAAGGCGATAGAGGAATTTCCCAAGGAACCACAAGTTGTACAGGACAATGCTGTGTTGCAGGTCTCGTGCGGAGGGAGTAATGTGACCTTCCGCTCAGAAGCTGGGAAGAATGAAATCAATGTATACAAAGATACGCAGGGGAAGATTGCATTTCGTGTAAAAGGTAGAGAATGGGCTTGGTGGGCCCGATTATTTGTAAGGCACTAA
- the TRIM39 gene encoding E3 ubiquitin-protein ligase TRIM39: MPVIIDQLQMNQTGAMATTNPLENLQVEASCSVCLEYLKDPVIIDCGHNFCRVCITRWWEDLNRDFPCPVCRKTFRHRSLKPNRQLGNMVEIAKQLQVTNKRKIRDENLCEKHNEVLRLFCKEDQEAVCLACEISHQHRSHTVVSLDDAAQEYKEKMQRCLGPLEKKLQEIARCKSREEKKAGELKRKVEDRRHVIVHEFEELHLFLADEQDLIMQSLENEEKEILQKLKENVTVLSEQRIALNSLITEIEEKCLQSSMDMLQDVRSTFERCEEAQAHRSSQVSIELEKNFDNFPRQYFVLRKIIKSLKGDLTLDPETAHPNLVLSEDRKSVKFVDQRLRDLPDNPKRFTIYPCVLATVGFTSGRHYWEVEVGEKTHWALGVCKNSVSRKGETTSLPETGYWRVRLLNGDKYAATTNPFTPLHITVKPKRVGIFLDYEAGKLSFYNVTDRSHMYTFTDIFTEKLWPFFYPGIRAGRKNAAPLILRPPTDWE, encoded by the exons ATGCCTGTGATAATCGATCAGCTCCAGATGAATCAAACAG GAGCCATGGCCACCACAAACCCTCTGGAGAACCTCCAAGTGGAAGCCAGCTGTTCTGTCTGTCTGGAGTACCTGAAAGACCCTGTGATCATCGATTGCGGCCACAACTTCTGCCGGGTGTGCATCACCCGCTGGTGGGAGGATTTGAACCGAGACTTCCCTTGCCCTGTGTGCCGTAAGACTTTCCGCCACCGCTCTCTGAAGCCCAACCGGCAACTTGGCAACATGGTCGAGATTGCCAAGCAACTCCAGGTCACCAATAAGCGCAAGATACGGGATGAGAACTTATGCGAGAAGCATAACGAAGTGCTTCGCCTCTTCTGCAAGGAAGACCAGGAGGCGGTTTGCTTAGCCTGCGAGATCTCCCACCAACACCGTTCCCACACAGTCGTGTCCTTGGATGATGCCGCACAGGAATACAAG GAAAAGATGCAGAGATGTTTGGGGCCATTGGAAAAGAAATTGCAAGAGATCGCCCGCTGCAAATCCCGAGAAGAAAAGAAGGCTGGGGAACTCAAG CGGAAGGTTGAGGACCGTCGTCACGTCATTGTTCATGAGTTTGAGGAGCTACACCTCTTTCTAGCCGACGAGCAGGACTTAATAATGCAAAGCCTAGAAAACGAGGAGAAGGAAATCTTACAGAAGTTGAAAGAAAATGTGACGGTGCTGTCAGAACAACGGATTGCCCTCAACAGCCTTATCACTGAAATCGAGGAAAAATGTTTGCAGTCAAGCATGGACATGCTCCAG GACGTGAGGAGCACATTTGAGAG ATGTGAAGAGGCGCAAGCCCACAGGTCAAGTCAGGTCTCCATTGAGCTGGAAAAAAATTTCGACAATTTCCCAAGACAATACTTTGTCCTGCGCAAAATTATTAAGAGCCTCAAAG gAGATTTGACCCTTGACCCGGAAACAGCTCACCCcaacttagtgctctctgaggacCGCAAGAGCGTCAAGTTCGTGGACCAGCGCCTGCGAGATCTGCCCGATAACCCAAAACGTTTTACAATCTATCCTTGTGTGCTAGCCACAGTAGGTTTTACTTCAGGCCGTCACTACTGGGAGGTAGAGGTGGGGGAAAAGACTCATTGGGCCCTGGGGGTTTGTAAGAACTCAGTAAGCCGTAAGGGGGAGACCACCTCTCTCCCGGAGACTGGCTATTGGCGGGTACGGCTACTCAATGGAGACAAATATGCAGCTACCACAAACCCGTTCACTCCGCTGCACATCACTGTCAAGCCTAAGCGAGTAGGCATCTTCCTGGACTACGAGGCAGGCAAGCTCTCCTTCTACAATGTGACGGACCGTTCCCATATGTATACTTTCACCGACATTTTCACCGAGAAACTTTGGCCTTTCTTCTACCCAGGAATCCGGGCTGGGCGCAAGAACGCAGCCCCCTTAATCCTCCGTCCGCCCACGGACTGGGAATAA